One region of Deltaproteobacteria bacterium genomic DNA includes:
- a CDS encoding cbb3-type cytochrome c oxidase subunit I, translating into MSEAAASAHADHGAHEPAGFWSHYVFSTDHKMIGRQFLFLGLFMLIIGGLLAMLIRWQLAWPETEVPGLAWVPEPTMYEGIIPPSTYNMLFTMHATIMIFFVVMPIMVGGFGNFLIPIMIGAKDMAFPLLNLLSFWVGAVSGVIMLASFFVVGGAASGGWTSYTPLTGAAVYTGVNWGINLWVLSLFVLAFSSLMGSINYITTIINMRAPGMTYFRMPLSLWSLFITAILLLLALPVLTAALGMLFFDRVFATNFFLPAGGMPLLWQHLFWFFGHPEVYILVLPAMGVTSDILSVFSRKPIFGYRAMAYSMIALAFLSWVVWGHHMFISGMNPLLGTAFMLTTMVIAVPSAIKTFNWLGTLWGGSIRFTVPLLFAIGFVSNFVIGGLSGIFMASTPVDIFIHDTYFIVAHFHYVVAGIIFAMFAAIYFWFPKMFGRMTNHTWGVVHFIGTYVFFNLTFFPMHFLGVGGHMRRIYNPMQYEYLEQFGDMNVFITISAFCLAVSQIPFVVNFLWSLFAGEKASENPWEANTLEWMAPSPPPHGNFATTPQVYRGPYEYSSPEVEEDWLPQTRPLGAAAATGH; encoded by the coding sequence ATGAGCGAAGCAGCGGCATCGGCACACGCCGATCACGGAGCCCACGAGCCGGCGGGCTTCTGGTCCCACTACGTCTTCTCGACCGATCACAAGATGATCGGGCGGCAGTTCCTCTTTCTGGGACTGTTCATGCTGATCATCGGCGGGCTCCTCGCCATGTTGATCCGCTGGCAGCTTGCATGGCCCGAGACCGAAGTGCCCGGCCTGGCGTGGGTACCCGAGCCAACCATGTACGAGGGGATCATCCCGCCCAGCACCTACAACATGCTGTTCACCATGCACGCCACCATCATGATCTTCTTCGTGGTGATGCCCATCATGGTGGGGGGATTCGGCAATTTCCTCATTCCCATCATGATCGGCGCCAAGGACATGGCGTTCCCGCTGCTCAACCTGCTCTCCTTCTGGGTCGGCGCCGTGTCCGGCGTGATCATGCTGGCGAGCTTCTTCGTGGTCGGGGGTGCCGCGTCCGGCGGCTGGACCTCCTATACGCCGCTCACCGGCGCCGCGGTCTACACCGGGGTTAACTGGGGCATCAACCTGTGGGTGCTGAGCCTGTTCGTGCTGGCCTTCTCCTCGCTGATGGGCTCCATCAACTACATCACCACCATCATCAACATGAGGGCGCCGGGCATGACCTACTTCCGCATGCCGCTGTCCCTCTGGTCCCTGTTCATCACCGCGATCCTGCTGCTCCTGGCCCTGCCGGTGCTCACGGCAGCCTTGGGCATGCTCTTCTTCGACCGCGTGTTCGCCACCAACTTCTTCCTGCCCGCGGGCGGCATGCCGCTCCTGTGGCAGCATCTGTTCTGGTTCTTCGGGCATCCCGAGGTGTACATCCTGGTGCTTCCGGCCATGGGCGTGACCTCCGACATCCTGTCGGTGTTCTCGCGCAAGCCGATCTTCGGCTACCGGGCCATGGCCTACTCCATGATCGCCCTGGCCTTCCTCTCGTGGGTCGTGTGGGGCCATCACATGTTCATCAGCGGCATGAACCCGCTCCTGGGAACGGCGTTCATGCTCACCACCATGGTGATCGCGGTGCCGTCCGCCATCAAGACCTTCAACTGGCTGGGGACCCTGTGGGGCGGCTCCATCCGCTTCACGGTACCGTTGCTCTTCGCCATCGGCTTCGTCTCCAACTTCGTCATCGGCGGCCTGAGCGGCATCTTCATGGCGTCCACGCCCGTGGATATATTCATCCACGACACGTATTTCATCGTGGCGCACTTCCACTACGTGGTGGCCGGCATCATTTTCGCCATGTTCGCCGCCATCTACTTCTGGTTCCCGAAGATGTTCGGGCGCATGACGAACCATACCTGGGGCGTCGTCCACTTCATCGGCACCTACGTGTTCTTCAACCTGACGTTCTTCCCCATGCACTTTCTGGGCGTGGGCGGGCACATGCGCCGGATCTACAACCCCATGCAGTACGAGTACCTGGAGCAGTTCGGCGACATGAACGTGTTCATCACCATCAGCGCGTTCTGCCTCGCCGTCTCCCAGATCCCGTTCGTGGTGAACTTCCTCTGGAGTCTTTTTGCCGGCGAGAAGGCGTCCGAGAACCCCTGGGAGGCCAACACGCTGGAGTGGATGGCTCCCTCGCCGCCGCCCCATGGAAACTTCGCGACCACGCCGCAGGTTTACCGCGGCCCGTATGAGTACAGTTCTCCCGAGGTCGAGGAAGACTGGCTGCCGCAGACACGGCCGTTGGGCGCCGCCGCCGCAACGGGTCATTGA
- a CDS encoding COX15/CtaA family protein has product MANAWLHRLALTTAGTTLFLLFVGALVTSKGAGLAVPDWPTTFGHNMFLFPWARMVDGVFYEHSHRLVASGVGFLTLVMAVCLWLKEPRAWLRRLGIAALVLVIVQGIIGGLRVVWLEQDFAIIHAGLAQAFFALMVSMALFTSRAWREARPGTVLPSSPKGAPAGSSADAEGVTRAVPAAGWTLFQWFCLVATLSIYVQSLLGAVIRHTGTGVVVHVLMALLVTLLVGVLVLKALQVGEEAPVFRSLALFLGGLLLLQLGLGTASYAARFLAIGAAWQPGMTVAVTTGHVVTGALMLAVSVVMTLWAFRRLGAGLPAMDGVVSERVPA; this is encoded by the coding sequence ATGGCCAACGCCTGGCTCCATCGGTTGGCGCTGACCACCGCCGGGACCACCCTGTTTCTGCTGTTCGTCGGCGCCCTTGTCACGAGCAAGGGCGCGGGGCTCGCGGTTCCCGACTGGCCGACGACCTTCGGTCACAACATGTTCCTGTTCCCTTGGGCACGGATGGTGGATGGGGTGTTCTACGAACACAGCCACCGCTTGGTGGCGTCCGGCGTCGGTTTCCTGACCCTGGTGATGGCGGTGTGCCTCTGGCTCAAGGAGCCGCGGGCGTGGCTGCGCCGGTTGGGAATCGCGGCGCTCGTGCTCGTCATCGTACAGGGGATCATCGGTGGCCTCCGCGTGGTGTGGCTGGAGCAGGATTTCGCCATCATCCACGCCGGGCTCGCCCAGGCGTTCTTCGCCCTGATGGTTTCCATGGCGCTGTTCACGTCGCGCGCGTGGCGCGAGGCACGGCCGGGCACGGTGTTGCCCTCCTCGCCAAAAGGAGCGCCGGCAGGATCGTCCGCCGACGCCGAAGGAGTGACGCGCGCGGTGCCGGCGGCCGGATGGACGCTGTTCCAGTGGTTCTGCCTTGTGGCCACGCTGTCGATATACGTTCAGAGCCTGCTGGGAGCGGTCATTCGCCACACCGGCACCGGCGTGGTCGTGCACGTGCTCATGGCGCTGTTGGTGACCCTCCTGGTCGGCGTGCTGGTGCTCAAGGCGCTCCAGGTCGGTGAAGAGGCGCCGGTGTTCCGCTCCCTCGCATTGTTCCTGGGAGGGCTTCTCCTCCTCCAGCTTGGCCTGGGCACCGCCTCGTACGCCGCGCGTTTCCTGGCCATCGGCGCGGCGTGGCAACCCGGGATGACCGTCGCCGTGACCACCGGTCACGTGGTGACCGGCGCGCTGATGCTGGCGGTGAGCGTGGTGATGACCCTGTGGGCGTTTCGCCGGCTTGGGGCGGGGCTTCCCGCCATGGACGGGGTGGTCTCCGAGAGGGTGCCCGCGTGA
- a CDS encoding DUF420 domain-containing protein: MIPVTSLPHLNALLNSASAILLLTGYYFIRRRNIAAHRRCMLAALGSSGLFLISYLIYHFSVGSVRFQGTGWIRPVYFAVLVSHTVLATAIVPLVLLTVVRAWRERFDKHRAIARWTLPLWLYVSATGVAVYWMLYQTPH; this comes from the coding sequence TTGATCCCGGTTACCTCGCTCCCTCACCTGAACGCCCTGCTCAACTCCGCCAGCGCCATCCTGTTGCTGACCGGCTATTACTTCATCCGGCGGCGCAACATCGCCGCGCACCGCCGCTGCATGCTCGCCGCTCTGGGCAGCTCCGGCCTGTTCCTGATCTCGTACCTGATCTACCATTTCAGCGTCGGATCGGTCCGCTTCCAGGGCACCGGCTGGATCCGCCCCGTGTACTTCGCGGTGCTCGTCTCCCATACCGTTCTCGCCACCGCCATCGTGCCGCTGGTCCTGCTGACCGTCGTGCGCGCCTGGCGCGAGCGGTTCGACAAGCACCGCGCCATCGCGCGCTGGACCCTGCCCCTGTGGCTCTACGTGTCCGCCACCGGCGTCGCGGTGTACTGGATGCTGTACCAGACCCCACACTAG
- a CDS encoding cytochrome c oxidase subunit 3, giving the protein MTSEAAARVAREDVADVTAPVPAFGEGPPPPSRPEPVISNARLGLMMFIGAEVMFFAGLIGAFLVLRLSSEVWPPVGQPRLPVWITGFNTLVLLSSGVAMHRAWLAASAREQVRLSGWLLVTAVLGAVFLTIQGYEWVRLIGFGLTMRSGLYGSTFYALIGLHGLHVLGALVWVGVVWMLARRGRFAAGHAVGVETCKMYWLFVVALWPVLYGLVYLY; this is encoded by the coding sequence ATGACAAGCGAAGCGGCAGCGAGGGTGGCGAGAGAGGACGTGGCGGACGTCACGGCTCCGGTGCCGGCCTTTGGCGAGGGGCCTCCGCCGCCGTCCCGGCCGGAGCCGGTAATCAGCAACGCGCGCCTCGGTCTGATGATGTTCATCGGCGCCGAGGTGATGTTCTTCGCCGGGCTTATCGGCGCGTTCCTGGTCCTGCGCTTGAGCAGCGAGGTGTGGCCGCCGGTGGGACAGCCGCGGCTGCCGGTCTGGATCACGGGGTTCAACACGTTGGTGTTGCTCTCCAGCGGCGTGGCCATGCACCGGGCCTGGCTGGCCGCGAGTGCCCGCGAACAGGTCCGCTTGTCCGGCTGGCTGCTCGTGACGGCGGTGCTCGGGGCCGTGTTCCTGACCATCCAGGGTTACGAATGGGTGCGGCTGATCGGATTCGGATTGACCATGCGCAGCGGCCTCTACGGCTCCACGTTCTACGCCCTCATCGGCCTCCACGGACTGCATGTCCTGGGAGCGCTGGTATGGGTGGGGGTGGTGTGGATGCTGGCCCGGCGCGGACGCTTCGCCGCCGGGCACGCCGTCGGCGTGGAAACGTGCAAGATGTACTGGCTGTTCGTGGTGGCCCTGTGGCCCGTGCTCTACGGCCTTGTGTACCTGTACTGA
- a CDS encoding amidohydrolase has product MKQRIEHAWIVTMNDRDEVIEDGAVVVNGNRLEYVGPAEDCPREDGDRVIDGSRFIAIPGLVNSHGHSPANIFRGLMPARPLEIWRAYWRAALRACDDEVFYISALLGGMEMLKTGCTTMLDHYFGNQNSRYTGAGAAIRAMRDLGLRHVVPLTVTDRAYESTVPIDSPNEDTTSGEVSRMTSAETKDTQAWLDEIEAFIDELHDPERLTTCCPGPSAVQRCTDELLQGVAAISEKRGLPLHIHLAETKSQSLMGPRLYGTTLLKHLDDLGIVRPNLSTAHSLWIEPEDVEIIVDRGATPVHNPASNLRLGSGMAPVPHFLAAGGRVALGADGACSNDNQNMFDAMRLAALIHNTRDHDFNHWITARQALSMTTRWGARAFGLDCGVLEPGRLADIVLLKRDTPAFTPLNDVITQLVFCENGSSVDTVLVNGEVVVEGGRLTKMDESTVLAEVNRLYDPLRPAIRKEMQDAAVMEPALAEMYFRVFG; this is encoded by the coding sequence ATGAAACAACGGATCGAGCACGCGTGGATCGTGACCATGAACGACCGGGACGAGGTCATCGAGGACGGGGCCGTGGTCGTCAACGGCAACCGCCTGGAGTACGTGGGCCCGGCCGAGGACTGTCCCCGCGAGGACGGCGACCGGGTCATCGACGGAAGCCGCTTCATCGCCATTCCCGGCTTGGTGAACTCCCACGGCCACTCTCCGGCCAACATCTTCCGCGGTCTCATGCCCGCGCGCCCGCTGGAGATCTGGCGTGCCTACTGGCGCGCGGCGCTGCGCGCCTGCGACGACGAGGTGTTCTACATCAGCGCGTTGCTGGGCGGCATGGAGATGCTCAAGACCGGCTGCACCACCATGCTGGACCACTACTTCGGCAACCAGAACAGCCGCTACACCGGTGCGGGCGCGGCGATCCGCGCCATGCGCGACCTGGGGCTGCGCCACGTGGTGCCCCTGACCGTCACCGACCGGGCTTACGAGTCCACCGTCCCCATCGATTCCCCCAACGAAGACACCACCAGCGGCGAAGTGAGCCGCATGACCAGCGCCGAGACCAAGGACACTCAGGCTTGGCTGGACGAGATCGAGGCGTTCATCGACGAACTTCACGACCCGGAACGGCTGACCACCTGCTGCCCGGGGCCGTCCGCGGTCCAGCGCTGCACCGACGAGTTGCTTCAGGGCGTCGCCGCCATCTCGGAGAAACGCGGCCTGCCGCTGCACATTCATCTCGCCGAGACCAAGTCCCAGTCACTCATGGGACCCAGACTCTACGGCACCACCCTGTTGAAGCATCTGGACGACCTTGGGATCGTCAGGCCCAACCTGTCCACCGCCCACTCGTTGTGGATCGAACCGGAGGACGTGGAGATCATCGTGGATCGGGGCGCGACGCCGGTGCACAACCCCGCCAGCAACCTGCGGCTGGGAAGCGGGATGGCGCCGGTCCCCCACTTTCTGGCCGCGGGCGGCCGCGTGGCTCTGGGCGCCGACGGTGCCTGCTCCAACGACAACCAGAACATGTTCGACGCCATGCGCTTGGCCGCGCTGATCCACAACACCCGCGACCACGACTTCAACCACTGGATCACCGCCCGCCAGGCCCTGTCCATGACCACTCGCTGGGGCGCCCGCGCCTTCGGCCTCGACTGCGGCGTCCTGGAACCCGGGCGCCTCGCCGACATCGTGCTCCTGAAACGCGACACGCCCGCGTTCACGCCGCTGAACGACGTGATCACGCAGCTCGTGTTCTGCGAGAACGGCAGCTCCGTGGACACGGTGCTGGTAAACGGAGAGGTGGTCGTGGAAGGCGGTCGCCTCACGAAAATGGACGAATCGACGGTCCTGGCCGAGGTCAACCGCCTCTATGACCCACTGCGACCGGCCATCCGCAAGGAAATGCAGGACGCCGCCGTCATGGAACCGGCCCTGGCCGAGATGTACTTCAGGGTATTCGGGTGA
- the acs gene encoding acetate--CoA ligase — MADDAIEVLLEEGRTFPPPDEFRQSGNLNDPGVWEKADKDPEAFWAEQARQLDWFKTWDKVLEWDCPWAKWFIGGKLNVSYNCLDRHVKTARKNKAAIIWEGEPGDERVLTYRDVWREVNKFANVLKQLGVRKGDRVALYLGMVPELLIAMHACNRIGAVHSVVFGGFSAESLSDRINDASAKVLVTGDGGYRRGTIIPLKKNADEAVESSPSIENVVVVERVGGESGATMKEGRDHWWHELMADAPLWCEPEQMDSEDMLFSLYTSGTTGKPKGIVHTTAGYLLGVYLANKWVFDMKEDDVFWCAADIGWVTGHTHIVYGPMANGVTQVMYEGSPDWPDKDRLWRMVEKYGVTIFHTAPTAIRTFMRWGTEFPAAHDLSSLRLLGSVGEPINPEAWMWYHEHIGHEKCPIMDTWWQTETGHPLITPFPGVTTLKPASATKPFPGVEADVVDEQGNSVPLGGGGYLVLKRPWPAMLRTVFNDPDRYVETYWSRFPGMYFAGDGAKRDKDGYFWLLGRVDDVMNVSGHRLSTMEVESALVDHQAVAEAAVIGKQHEVKGQGICAFVSLIAGVDNTPELVDELRAHVAKKIGAIARPDELYYAAELPKTRSGKIMRRLLRDIADGKALGDTTTLADPTVVAKLKEQYEDE; from the coding sequence ATGGCAGACGACGCGATCGAAGTCCTGTTGGAAGAGGGAAGGACCTTTCCGCCGCCGGACGAGTTCAGGCAGTCCGGAAACCTGAACGACCCCGGGGTGTGGGAAAAGGCCGACAAGGACCCCGAGGCATTCTGGGCCGAGCAGGCGCGGCAGCTTGACTGGTTCAAGACCTGGGACAAGGTGCTGGAGTGGGACTGCCCGTGGGCCAAGTGGTTCATCGGCGGCAAGCTCAACGTCTCCTACAACTGCCTCGACCGGCACGTGAAGACGGCGCGCAAGAACAAGGCCGCCATCATCTGGGAGGGAGAACCGGGAGACGAGCGGGTGCTGACCTACCGCGACGTCTGGCGCGAGGTGAACAAGTTCGCCAACGTGCTCAAGCAGCTCGGGGTGCGGAAGGGCGATCGGGTGGCCCTCTACCTCGGCATGGTGCCGGAGCTCCTGATCGCCATGCACGCGTGCAACCGCATCGGCGCGGTGCATAGCGTCGTGTTCGGCGGCTTCAGCGCCGAGTCCCTCAGCGACCGCATCAACGACGCCTCGGCCAAGGTGCTGGTCACCGGCGACGGCGGCTACCGGCGGGGCACGATCATCCCCTTGAAGAAGAACGCGGACGAGGCCGTCGAAAGCTCACCCTCCATCGAGAACGTGGTGGTGGTGGAGCGCGTGGGCGGCGAGTCCGGCGCTACCATGAAGGAGGGCAGGGACCATTGGTGGCACGAGCTGATGGCCGATGCGCCGCTGTGGTGCGAGCCGGAGCAGATGGACAGCGAAGACATGCTCTTCAGCCTCTACACCAGCGGCACCACCGGCAAGCCCAAGGGCATCGTCCACACCACCGCCGGCTACCTGTTGGGCGTCTACCTCGCCAACAAGTGGGTCTTCGACATGAAGGAGGACGACGTCTTCTGGTGTGCCGCGGACATCGGCTGGGTCACCGGCCATACGCACATCGTGTACGGGCCCATGGCCAATGGCGTGACCCAGGTGATGTACGAGGGTTCGCCGGACTGGCCGGACAAGGACCGCTTGTGGCGCATGGTGGAGAAGTACGGCGTGACCATCTTCCACACGGCGCCCACGGCCATTCGCACGTTCATGCGCTGGGGAACCGAGTTTCCGGCCGCCCACGATCTGAGCAGCCTGAGACTGCTGGGTTCGGTGGGAGAGCCCATCAACCCCGAGGCCTGGATGTGGTACCACGAGCACATCGGCCACGAGAAATGCCCGATCATGGACACTTGGTGGCAGACGGAGACGGGACACCCGCTGATCACTCCGTTCCCGGGCGTCACCACGCTCAAGCCCGCGTCCGCCACCAAGCCGTTCCCGGGCGTCGAGGCGGACGTCGTGGACGAGCAGGGCAACTCGGTGCCCCTGGGGGGCGGCGGCTACCTGGTGCTGAAGCGGCCCTGGCCGGCCATGTTGCGCACCGTGTTCAATGATCCGGACCGGTACGTGGAAACCTACTGGAGCCGCTTCCCGGGCATGTACTTCGCCGGCGACGGCGCCAAGCGCGACAAGGACGGCTACTTCTGGCTCCTGGGCCGGGTGGACGACGTCATGAACGTGTCCGGGCATCGGCTCAGCACCATGGAGGTGGAGAGCGCCCTGGTGGACCACCAGGCGGTGGCGGAGGCGGCGGTCATCGGCAAGCAGCACGAGGTGAAGGGGCAGGGCATCTGCGCCTTCGTGTCGCTCATCGCCGGCGTCGACAACACGCCGGAACTGGTCGATGAGCTGCGCGCCCACGTCGCCAAGAAGATCGGCGCCATCGCCCGGCCGGACGAGCTCTACTACGCCGCCGAGCTGCCCAAGACCCGGAGCGGCAAGATCATGCGCCGGTTGCTGCGCGACATCGCCGACGGCAAGGCGCTGGGGGACACCACCACCCTGGCGGACCCGACGGTGGTGGCGAAGCTCAAGGAGCAGTACGAGGACGAGTGA
- the ispF gene encoding 2-C-methyl-D-erythritol 2,4-cyclodiphosphate synthase — translation MSPGYRVGQGFDIHRLVPGRTLMLGGIRIPYEAGLSGHSDADVLLHALMNALLGAMGKGDIGTHFPDTDSDFEGASSAGLLARVLEIMHEAGFAIVNADVTVIAQRPRLSPHFADMRTSLARLLGVSEETVNVKAGTMEGLGSIGEGRAMAALAVVLLHGS, via the coding sequence CTGAGCCCGGGTTACAGGGTGGGCCAGGGCTTCGACATCCACCGCCTCGTGCCCGGCCGGACACTGATGCTGGGCGGCATCCGGATTCCGTACGAGGCCGGCCTGTCGGGCCACTCCGACGCCGACGTGCTGTTGCATGCCTTGATGAACGCACTCCTCGGAGCCATGGGCAAGGGCGACATCGGAACTCATTTTCCGGACACGGATTCGGATTTCGAGGGCGCTTCCAGCGCCGGCCTCCTTGCCCGCGTCCTTGAGATCATGCACGAGGCCGGCTTCGCCATCGTCAACGCCGACGTCACCGTCATCGCCCAGCGCCCTCGGCTGTCACCACACTTCGCCGACATGAGGACCAGCCTGGCTCGCCTCTTGGGGGTGTCCGAGGAGACGGTCAACGTCAAGGCCGGCACCATGGAAGGACTCGGCTCCATCGGGGAGGGCCGAGCCATGGCCGCGCTGGCGGTGGTCTTGCTGCACGGGAGTTAG
- the coxB gene encoding cytochrome c oxidase subunit II, giving the protein MMSWLPENVSTYGGQIDYLFYLIYYITAAALILVTVLMVAFLIIYRQREGRKAVYTHGNTALELTWTVIPAVILVMLSFMSISTWGEIKIYAPPAEYEVRVVGKQFNWDVFHPGPDGKLDTKDDIKIENEVHVPVDKVVHVQLQASDVIHSFFVPSFRVKQDAVPGRNILVWFEVTKPGKYELPCAELCGFGHSGMLGWVIVHTPEDFDKFLKENENQG; this is encoded by the coding sequence ATGATGAGTTGGTTGCCAGAGAACGTGTCCACCTACGGGGGTCAGATCGACTACCTGTTCTATCTCATCTACTACATCACGGCCGCGGCGCTGATCCTCGTGACGGTGTTGATGGTGGCCTTCCTCATCATTTACCGGCAGAGGGAAGGCCGGAAAGCCGTTTACACCCACGGCAACACCGCCCTGGAACTCACCTGGACGGTGATTCCCGCGGTGATCCTCGTCATGCTCTCCTTCATGAGCATCTCCACTTGGGGAGAGATCAAGATCTACGCACCGCCCGCCGAGTATGAAGTGAGGGTCGTCGGCAAGCAATTCAACTGGGATGTCTTCCATCCTGGCCCCGACGGCAAGCTGGATACCAAGGACGACATCAAGATCGAGAACGAGGTGCACGTCCCCGTGGACAAGGTCGTCCATGTCCAGCTCCAGGCGTCGGACGTCATCCACAGCTTCTTCGTGCCCAGCTTCCGGGTCAAGCAGGACGCCGTCCCGGGACGGAACATCCTCGTATGGTTCGAGGTGACCAAGCCCGGCAAGTACGAGCTCCCGTGCGCGGAGCTGTGCGGGTTCGGGCACTCGGGCATGCTCGGATGGGTGATCGTTCACACGCCGGAAGACTTCGACAAATTCCTCAAGGAAAACGAGAACCAAGGCTGA
- a CDS encoding cytochrome C oxidase subunit IV family protein → MADTAAVHNEAHAEPNYLAVFAWLFVLTVVEVGVIFLPVPWLMIAGSLVIMALVKASLVAIYFMHLKFEKVVIWWIAVIPLILCVFLIFMLIPELA, encoded by the coding sequence ATGGCAGATACAGCAGCAGTCCATAACGAAGCGCACGCGGAGCCCAACTATCTGGCCGTGTTCGCTTGGCTATTCGTCCTCACGGTGGTGGAGGTGGGGGTGATCTTCCTGCCGGTACCCTGGCTCATGATCGCGGGGTCGCTCGTGATCATGGCCTTGGTGAAGGCGTCACTCGTGGCCATCTACTTCATGCACCTCAAGTTCGAGAAGGTCGTGATCTGGTGGATCGCCGTGATCCCGCTCATCCTCTGCGTCTTCCTCATCTTCATGCTCATTCCGGAGCTCGCTTGA
- a CDS encoding cytochrome c oxidase subunit 3 has product MSQAATLHRDPAESPLTPESWGKLGMWIFLCGDAMTFGTLIVTFGIMRIAADNWPVPAEVLGINLTAFMTFLLICSSVTMVLALSGIKRGNMREFRKFMLLTILGGTAFLACQAYEWTHLIHQGVTIVENKYGSPVFGDTFYIMTGFHGMHVFGGVVYLVVIMVGGLTGRIHPGNSSVVEIAGLYWHFVDLVWILIFTFVYLL; this is encoded by the coding sequence ATGAGTCAGGCAGCGACGTTACATCGAGACCCCGCGGAGTCTCCGCTTACCCCGGAAAGCTGGGGCAAGCTGGGCATGTGGATATTCCTCTGCGGCGACGCGATGACCTTCGGGACCCTCATCGTGACCTTCGGCATCATGCGCATCGCCGCGGACAACTGGCCGGTGCCGGCGGAAGTGCTGGGCATCAACCTGACGGCGTTCATGACGTTCTTGCTGATCTGCAGCAGCGTGACGATGGTGCTGGCCCTTTCCGGCATCAAGCGCGGGAACATGCGGGAGTTCCGGAAGTTCATGCTGCTCACGATCCTCGGAGGGACCGCGTTCCTGGCGTGCCAGGCCTACGAATGGACCCATCTCATCCATCAAGGCGTGACCATCGTGGAGAACAAGTACGGTTCACCCGTGTTCGGCGATACGTTCTACATCATGACCGGCTTCCACGGCATGCACGTGTTCGGCGGCGTCGTCTACCTCGTGGTCATCATGGTAGGGGGCCTGACCGGCCGCATCCATCCGGGCAACTCCTCCGTGGTGGAGATCGCCGGCCTCTACTGGCATTTCGTCGACCTCGTGTGGATTCTGATCTTTACCTTCGTCTACCTCTTGTAG
- the cyoE gene encoding heme o synthase has translation MVGPSYARRLLDYLELTKPRLVLMVLMTTLVGFYMGSEVLPDYLALLHTVLGTALAAGGTLALNQSLEGDIDAAMERTRHRPIPEGRVQPAECVLFGSVLVAAGLLLLMVAVNVLSALLTAIISVTYLFLYTPFKQKSSVCSLIGAVPGALPPVVGWTAAQGTLGLEAAILFGVLYLWQIPHNLAIARLYREDFLRAGIRFLPVVDVEGRSTGRQAISHCLALLVVSLMPTLTGFAGGIYYFAAMALGAGFLVYAIRLATLRSVTSARHLLFASLFYLPLLFVAMALDRIPV, from the coding sequence GTGGTCGGGCCGTCCTACGCCCGCCGGCTGCTCGACTACCTGGAGCTCACCAAGCCGCGGCTCGTGCTGATGGTGCTGATGACCACGCTGGTGGGCTTCTACATGGGCTCGGAGGTGTTGCCGGACTATCTGGCGTTGCTGCACACGGTGCTCGGCACGGCGCTGGCCGCCGGCGGCACGCTGGCGCTCAACCAGTCGCTGGAAGGCGACATCGACGCCGCCATGGAACGCACCCGGCACCGGCCGATCCCCGAGGGCCGCGTACAGCCCGCGGAGTGTGTTCTGTTCGGAAGCGTCCTGGTGGCCGCGGGGCTGTTGCTGCTGATGGTGGCCGTAAACGTTCTCAGCGCGCTTCTGACCGCCATCATCTCGGTCACCTACCTGTTCCTGTACACTCCCTTCAAGCAGAAATCGTCGGTGTGCAGCCTTATCGGCGCGGTTCCCGGAGCGTTGCCACCGGTGGTAGGCTGGACCGCGGCCCAGGGCACTCTCGGCCTGGAGGCGGCGATCCTGTTCGGTGTGCTCTACCTTTGGCAGATCCCCCACAACCTCGCCATCGCGCGGCTCTACCGGGAAGATTTCCTGCGCGCCGGCATCCGGTTCCTTCCTGTGGTGGACGTGGAAGGAAGAAGCACGGGCCGGCAGGCGATCAGCCACTGTCTGGCGTTGCTGGTGGTGAGCCTGATGCCCACGCTGACGGGATTCGCGGGCGGGATTTACTACTTCGCGGCCATGGCGTTGGGGGCGGGATTCCTCGTCTACGCCATCCGGCTCGCGACGTTGCGGTCGGTGACGAGCGCGCGGCATTTGCTCTTCGCATCCCTGTTCTATTTGCCGCTGCTCTTCGTCGCCATGGCCCTGGACAGGATACCGGTCTGA